From Draconibacterium halophilum, one genomic window encodes:
- the tatC gene encoding twin-arginine translocase subunit TatC: protein MSEERTTKKQNDDSPKGEMSFLDHLEILRWHIIRSSAAILIFAIAAFVLKSFIFDVVILSPRMPDFWTNRMFAKLGDLVGSEAVKINQVPLKMQSIKIAGQFSTHIMVSIIAGFIMSSPVVFYEFWRFIKPALYPNERKHAGGAVFFTSVLFLTGILFGYFLIVPLSIHFLGTYQVSSEVENTINLRSYIGSVTSISLAAGVVFLIPIFSYFLSKVGLLTPQFMKTYRRHAYIAMLLLSAVITPPDIFSQVMVCFPLVFLYEIGIMISRHVVKKREKEMEAM from the coding sequence ATGAGCGAAGAACGTACTACCAAAAAACAAAATGACGATAGCCCAAAAGGCGAAATGTCTTTTCTTGATCACCTGGAAATACTCCGTTGGCATATTATCCGTTCGTCTGCAGCCATACTAATTTTTGCTATCGCTGCATTCGTTTTAAAATCGTTTATTTTCGATGTGGTTATTCTCAGCCCCAGAATGCCCGACTTTTGGACCAACCGTATGTTTGCCAAATTAGGCGATTTGGTAGGATCGGAAGCGGTGAAAATTAACCAGGTACCTTTAAAAATGCAGAGTATAAAAATTGCCGGGCAATTCTCTACACATATTATGGTATCAATTATCGCCGGTTTTATTATGTCATCGCCGGTTGTTTTTTACGAGTTCTGGCGTTTTATAAAACCGGCATTGTACCCCAACGAACGTAAACATGCAGGTGGGGCGGTGTTCTTTACATCAGTATTATTTTTAACGGGTATATTATTTGGGTACTTTTTAATTGTGCCTTTATCCATTCATTTTTTAGGTACCTACCAGGTAAGTAGCGAGGTGGAGAATACCATTAACCTGCGGTCGTATATTGGTTCGGTAACATCCATATCACTTGCAGCAGGAGTGGTTTTTCTTATTCCAATTTTCTCCTACTTTTTAAGTAAAGTAGGGCTCCTAACTCCGCAATTTATGAAAACTTATCGTCGTCACGCATATATCGCAATGTTGTTGTTATCAGCAGTAATTACACCACCTGATATTTTTAGCCAGGTTATGGTCTGTTTCCCGCTGGTATTCTTGTATGAGATTGGCATAATGATTTCGCGACACGTGGTTAAAAAACGTGAAAAAGAGATGGAAGCCATGTAA
- the recQ gene encoding DNA helicase RecQ: protein MSKKVVLAEELQHYFGFDRFKGQQEEAIKSVMDGNNIFVLMPTGGGKSLIYQLPALILDGTAIVISPLIALMKNQVDAIRSTHAEDSVAHFLNSSLSKAAITQVKQDVLAGKTKLLYVAPESLTKEENIEFLKQIKISFYAIDEAHCISEWGHDFRPEYRRIKPIVEEIGKSPIVALTATATAKVQHDIQKNLGILEARVFKASFNRENLYYEVRPKVKTETQIIKFIKQNEGKSGIIYCLSRKKVEELAETLQVNGVKALPYHAGMDAATRSGNQDKFLMEEVDVIVATIAFGMGIDKPDVRFVIHYDIPKSLEGYYQETGRAGRDGGEGQCITFYSYKDIQKLEKFMHGKPVAEQEIGKQLLLDTVSYAESAICRRIILLHYFGEHYQSENCGNCDNCLNPKEQIEAKNEIVTALKAILEVHEKYKGDHIANILIGNSTAAIKSFKHYNLKSFGTGKEHDERFWNAVFRQSMVAGIINKDIENYGLLKVTQKGHDFLENPHSFMLVKNHEYEEEDGSRSGGGAPSGGASGDPQLFAILKDLRKKMAKKHNLPPFVIFQDPSLADMSIQYPVTTEELQNIQGVGQGKARRYGKEFVALIKSYVEENEIERPEDLVVRMVANKSKMKVFIIQSIDRKLSFEDIADSKGIEVSDVIGEVEAIVNSGTKLNIDYYIEDVIDEDHQDDIFEYFREAETDSIKDAMEELGEEEYSEDDIRLMRVKFFSDMGN, encoded by the coding sequence ATGAGTAAAAAAGTTGTATTAGCGGAAGAGTTGCAGCATTATTTCGGTTTCGACCGTTTTAAAGGGCAACAGGAAGAGGCGATTAAAAGTGTGATGGATGGTAATAACATCTTTGTGTTAATGCCTACAGGTGGAGGAAAATCGTTAATTTATCAGTTGCCGGCTTTAATTCTCGATGGGACTGCCATTGTGATTTCTCCGCTAATTGCCCTGATGAAAAATCAGGTGGATGCAATACGAAGTACACACGCCGAGGACAGTGTTGCTCATTTCTTAAATTCTTCGTTATCAAAAGCAGCTATAACACAGGTTAAACAAGACGTGTTGGCAGGCAAAACAAAACTGCTTTACGTTGCTCCCGAGTCGTTGACAAAAGAGGAGAATATAGAATTCCTAAAACAAATAAAGATCTCGTTTTACGCTATTGATGAAGCGCATTGTATATCAGAGTGGGGACACGATTTCAGGCCGGAATACCGAAGAATTAAACCGATTGTTGAAGAAATAGGGAAATCGCCGATTGTGGCACTTACTGCTACTGCAACGGCAAAGGTCCAGCACGATATTCAAAAGAACCTTGGTATTTTAGAAGCAAGAGTATTTAAAGCTTCGTTTAATCGCGAAAATTTGTACTACGAAGTGCGTCCAAAGGTGAAAACCGAAACGCAGATCATAAAATTCATAAAACAAAACGAAGGCAAATCGGGCATTATTTATTGTTTGAGCCGGAAAAAAGTGGAGGAGCTGGCTGAAACCTTGCAGGTGAACGGTGTTAAAGCACTTCCTTATCATGCCGGTATGGATGCCGCCACCCGCTCGGGAAATCAGGATAAATTTTTGATGGAAGAAGTGGATGTAATTGTGGCTACTATTGCTTTTGGTATGGGCATTGATAAACCCGATGTGCGTTTTGTAATTCACTACGATATCCCGAAAAGCCTTGAGGGATACTATCAGGAAACAGGCCGGGCAGGCCGGGATGGAGGTGAAGGACAATGCATTACTTTTTACAGTTATAAAGATATTCAGAAACTGGAAAAATTTATGCACGGGAAACCGGTTGCCGAGCAAGAGATTGGGAAACAACTTTTACTTGATACCGTTTCATATGCAGAATCAGCCATTTGTCGCCGGATAATATTATTGCATTATTTTGGGGAGCATTATCAGTCTGAGAATTGTGGAAACTGCGATAACTGTCTGAATCCGAAGGAGCAGATTGAGGCAAAAAACGAAATAGTTACTGCCCTGAAAGCTATTCTTGAAGTGCATGAGAAATACAAGGGCGACCATATTGCTAATATTTTGATCGGTAACAGTACTGCTGCCATTAAATCGTTCAAGCATTACAATTTAAAATCCTTTGGTACTGGAAAAGAGCACGATGAGCGTTTTTGGAATGCCGTATTCCGCCAGTCGATGGTAGCCGGAATAATCAATAAAGACATTGAAAATTACGGCTTGTTAAAAGTCACACAAAAAGGGCACGATTTTTTGGAGAACCCGCATAGTTTTATGCTGGTAAAGAACCATGAATACGAAGAAGAGGACGGTTCACGAAGTGGAGGAGGTGCACCTTCAGGAGGTGCAAGTGGCGACCCGCAGTTATTCGCAATATTAAAAGACCTTCGAAAAAAGATGGCTAAAAAACACAATTTGCCGCCATTTGTCATTTTCCAGGACCCATCGTTGGCCGACATGTCAATTCAATATCCGGTAACAACCGAAGAATTGCAAAATATTCAGGGTGTTGGACAGGGAAAAGCCCGCCGTTATGGGAAAGAATTTGTGGCCCTGATAAAATCGTATGTGGAAGAAAATGAGATTGAACGCCCTGAAGACCTGGTTGTGCGAATGGTGGCCAACAAATCGAAAATGAAAGTGTTTATCATTCAGAGTATCGACCGCAAACTGTCGTTTGAAGATATTGCCGATTCAAAAGGTATTGAAGTCAGCGATGTGATTGGCGAAGTGGAGGCTATTGTTAATTCGGGTACCAAATTAAATATTGATTATTACATTGAAGATGTAATCGACGAAGATCATCAGGATGATATTTTTGAATATTTCCGCGAGGCTGAAACCGATTCTATTAAGGATGCCATGGAGGAATTAGGCGAAGAGGAGTACTCGGAAGATGATATTCGTTTGATGCGTGTGAAATTTTTCTCCGACATGGGTAACTAA